The region GAAGCAGCAGAGGCTGTCTCGTAGTTAGGGTTGCTCGTCATCTGTGATTGAGCGGGACCATCCGAACGGCTAAGGTCAGCGATGGGCGATGTATCATGGGCGGGTGTCGAAACCAACCGAAACATTGCCCGCTCTGCAAGTTCCTGAGACCGCCGAACTCTCGCGTGTCGATCGCCGTGAATTTATCAAAACCACTTCTCTGGCTGCCGGGGCGCTCGCGTTTGGCTCGCCTGCGCTTTTGCGCGGACAGAATCTGAACAGCAAGCTGAACATTGCCTGCATTGGAATCGGCGGGAAAGGCCGAAGCGATACAGATGCCTGCGCAGGCGAGAACATCGTCGCGTTGTGCGATGTGGATTCAGGCTCCGTGGCTTACGAGACGCAGACCCAAAAATATCCGAGCGCGAAGTTCTATAAGGATTTTCGGGAGATGTTCGATCAGATGGGCGACCGGGTCGATGCGGTGACGATTTCGACGCCGGACCACATGCATGCGATTGCAGCGTCGATGGCGATGAAGCGGAAGAAGGCGGTGTTCTGCCAGAAGCCGCTGACGCAGACGATCTATGAGGCACGCTATCTGCGGAAGATGGCGCACGAGAGAAAGATTGTTACGCAGATGGGCAATCAGGGCAGCGCCTCGGACGGTTTGCGCCGCGCGGTGGAGACGATTCAGGACGGGCTCATTGGACAGGTACATGAAGTCCACGTCTGGACGAACCGGCCGATCTGGCCGCAGGCGATGGACCGTCCAGCCGGAGAAGACCCGGTTCCTGCGAGCCTGGATTGGGACATGTGGATAGGGCCTGCTCCCATGCGGCCCTATAAGGGCAGCCGCGAACCAAAGGGGCGTGATGGAATTTATGAGCCGTTTAACTGGCGCGGCTGGCAGGATTTCGGCACCGGCGCACTGGGCGACATGGCCTGCCACACAGTCAATGTGCCGTTTCGCGCTTTAGATCTCGGTTACCCAACGGAGATTGAAGCGATGCCTTTCGGAAAGATGAACAAGGAATCGTATCCCGTCGGCTCCAAAATCCGCTTCGCTTTTCCCAAGCGTAAGGGCCACATTCCCCTCGAACATCCGCACCTGTTCCACCACGACAGAAAGATCGAGCACGATCCGGTGACTCTCTTCTGGTACGACGGTGGACAGCCTAACCCTGCGCTTCGTGGAGGCCATGACCTGACGAACAAGCCGCCGGTCGAGCTGACTGCCGACATCCTTGCGTTGCAGGGCAAGATTCCCGACAGCGGCTGTCTGATGATCGGCGACGGAGGCACAGTCTTTTCACCGGACGACTACGGGACGAATTTCTTCATCAAGCTGAAGGGCGAAGAGAAGTTCGTTAACTATCTCAAGCACCCGGCGATGGCGCAGTATCCGGAGCGGATTCCTCGCAACCCTCATCCGGGAAATCTGGTGCAGGCGCACGCGCTGGAGTGGATCACGGCGATCAAAGAAAACAAGCCGGAGATGTGCTACTCGCGCTTTGATGTCGGCGCGCGTCTGACGGAGATCATGCTGCTGGGCTGCGTGTCGTTGCGTACCGGCCAGAAGATCGAGTGGGACGGGCCGAAGATGGTTGCGAAAAATTGTCCGCAGGCGGCACCGTTTATACGGCGGCAAGACCGTTCCGGGTGGGCCCTTTCCTGATGTAC is a window of Edaphobacter dinghuensis DNA encoding:
- a CDS encoding Gfo/Idh/MocA family protein gives rise to the protein MSKPTETLPALQVPETAELSRVDRREFIKTTSLAAGALAFGSPALLRGQNLNSKLNIACIGIGGKGRSDTDACAGENIVALCDVDSGSVAYETQTQKYPSAKFYKDFREMFDQMGDRVDAVTISTPDHMHAIAASMAMKRKKAVFCQKPLTQTIYEARYLRKMAHERKIVTQMGNQGSASDGLRRAVETIQDGLIGQVHEVHVWTNRPIWPQAMDRPAGEDPVPASLDWDMWIGPAPMRPYKGSREPKGRDGIYEPFNWRGWQDFGTGALGDMACHTVNVPFRALDLGYPTEIEAMPFGKMNKESYPVGSKIRFAFPKRKGHIPLEHPHLFHHDRKIEHDPVTLFWYDGGQPNPALRGGHDLTNKPPVELTADILALQGKIPDSGCLMIGDGGTVFSPDDYGTNFFIKLKGEEKFVNYLKHPAMAQYPERIPRNPHPGNLVQAHALEWITAIKENKPEMCYSRFDVGARLTEIMLLGCVSLRTGQKIEWDGPKMVAKNCPQAAPFIRRQDRSGWALS